One Denticeps clupeoides chromosome 3, fDenClu1.1, whole genome shotgun sequence DNA window includes the following coding sequences:
- the ptp4a1 gene encoding protein tyrosine phosphatase type IVA 1 isoform X2 — protein sequence MARMNRPAPVEITYKNMRFLITHNPTNATLHKFIEELKKYGVTTVVRVCEATYDATLVGKEGIQVLDWPFDDGAPPSNQIVDDWLNLLKLKFREEPGCCIAVHCVAGLGRAPVLVALAMIECGMKYEDAVQYIRQKRRGAFNSKQLFYLEKYRPKMRLRFKDSNGHRNNCCIQ from the exons ATGGCACGTATGAACAGACCTGCCCCAGTGGAAATCACCTACAAGAACATGAGGTTCCTCATCACCCACAACCCCACCAATGCCACTTTACATAAATTCATTGAG GAACTGAAGAAGTATGGTGTGACCACAgtagtgagagtgtgtgaggcCACTTATGATGCTACCCTGGTGGGGAAGGAGGGCATCCAGGTTCTG GATTGGCCATTTGATGATGGCGCTCCTCCATCCAACCAAATCGTGGATGATTGGTTAAACCTGTTGAAACTGAAGTTCAGGGAGGAGCCTGGTTGCTGCATCGCTGTCCATTGCGTGGCTGGTCTGGGAAG AGCTCCTGTTCTGGTTGCCCTGGCTATGATTGAATGCGGAATGAAGTATGAAGATGCTGTCCAGTACATTCGGCA GAAACGTCGTGGAGCATTCAACAGCAAGCAGCTCTTCTACCTTGAGAAATATCGTCCAAAGATGCGTCTGCGCTTCAAAGACTCCAACGGCCACCGCAACAATTGTTGCATTCAGTAG
- the ptp4a1 gene encoding protein tyrosine phosphatase type IVA 1 isoform X1, which translates to MRTSERPRTPPPESSQEGASTPAEQAWMGPAPVEITYKNMRFLITHNPTNATLHKFIEELKKYGVTTVVRVCEATYDATLVGKEGIQVLDWPFDDGAPPSNQIVDDWLNLLKLKFREEPGCCIAVHCVAGLGRAPVLVALAMIECGMKYEDAVQYIRQKRRGAFNSKQLFYLEKYRPKMRLRFKDSNGHRNNCCIQ; encoded by the exons ATGCGGACGAGTGAAAGACCTCGCACACCACCCCCTGAAAGCAGCCAAGAGGGCGCGTCCACACCAGCAGAGCAGGCCTGGATGGG ACCTGCCCCAGTGGAAATCACCTACAAGAACATGAGGTTCCTCATCACCCACAACCCCACCAATGCCACTTTACATAAATTCATTGAG GAACTGAAGAAGTATGGTGTGACCACAgtagtgagagtgtgtgaggcCACTTATGATGCTACCCTGGTGGGGAAGGAGGGCATCCAGGTTCTG GATTGGCCATTTGATGATGGCGCTCCTCCATCCAACCAAATCGTGGATGATTGGTTAAACCTGTTGAAACTGAAGTTCAGGGAGGAGCCTGGTTGCTGCATCGCTGTCCATTGCGTGGCTGGTCTGGGAAG AGCTCCTGTTCTGGTTGCCCTGGCTATGATTGAATGCGGAATGAAGTATGAAGATGCTGTCCAGTACATTCGGCA GAAACGTCGTGGAGCATTCAACAGCAAGCAGCTCTTCTACCTTGAGAAATATCGTCCAAAGATGCGTCTGCGCTTCAAAGACTCCAACGGCCACCGCAACAATTGTTGCATTCAGTAG
- the lgsn gene encoding lengsin, with product MNRPHASGVKDTTDKTTDQVDGSMMSMEKKKGVKVSGRYVPMLEMERRGTPMPMVQSVVTETQLTEAPTIISIGPSHCGPLVSSDPSNRSDSSRSREGRIRESKAPCTEGRVSKQTVEELKNLLHESAAMSNKKGDEGWPRNPCTYLHSSNAETRQDESSSRSFTTFKPLCDGVKRQWRAGEGNSYKTASSCDWNMSDLNRTSILRSPEEHRQNWNNNRESQTDNSKDNLPVDAHVSQNFISTVEQIKQQVAREDIDFVRFEATDLHGVSRSKTVPARFFHEKAIYGVPMPRSYLELTLSPKINEVDNATPANFSSDVLLIPDLSTFKVLPWADHTARVICDPLSVTGAPLRTSPRIIAKQMLAQLQSMGFSLHSSFTYECCVLGVPEQVGPKTVFFPATTLLSNHDLPFLRQLVNGMYYMGTDVDSFASASGPGQMEIAFMPNFGIEAADSAFTFRTGIKEIARKYNYIASFFTDNGIHNSGVLSHSLWDANGRRSLFHTGSGELSEIGKNWLAGLLSHSAALSCLMAPGISCRNQFTKGTKDQKRVLYASWGCNDNSCVFNVKAHGGREMHVDNRLGSAMANPYIVLAATVAAGLDGIRRGLNSDHTLNRTATSQRQFAIPVKLEDALEALAEDVVLRVALGDPFVQYFIAMKKFEIETQELDSERNKSLEYFI from the exons atgaacagaccaCATGCCTCCGGAGTCAAG GATACCACTGATAAAACTACAGACCAAGTGGATGGTAGCATGATGAGCATGGAAAAGAAGAAAGGGGTAAAGGTTAGTGGTCGATATGTACCCATGTTAGAAATGGAAAGAAGAGGGACGCCCATGCCAATGGTACAATCTGTTGTGACGGAAACCCAACTCACAGAAGCTCCAACCATCATTTCCATTGGCCCTTCACATTGTGGGCCCTTAGTCTCGTCTGACCCCTCAAATCGATCAGATAGCAGCAGGTCCAGAGAAGGACGAATCAGAGAAAGTAAGGCACCCTGCACTGAGGGCCGAGTGTCCAAGCAGACAGTGGAGGAACTGAAGAACCTATTGCATGAAAGTGCTGCCATGAGCAATAAGAAAGGAGATGAGGGATGGCCAAGAAATCCCTGCACCTACCTTCACAGTAGCAATGCGGAGACACGGCAGGACGAATCCTCATCCAGGTCATTCACAACCTTCAAGCCTCTGTGTGATGGTGTCAAGAGACAGTGGAGAGCCGGTGAGGGAAATTCCTACAAGACAGCATCCAGCTGCGATTGGAACATGTCTGATCTGAACAGGACCTCCATTCTGAGATCTCCTGAAGAACACAGGCAAAATTGGAACAACAACAGGGAGTCACAGACAG aTAACAGTAAGGACAACTTGCCTGTGGATGCCCATGTATCTCAAAACTTCATCTCGACAGTAGAGCAGATCAAGCAACAGGTTGCCCGTGAAGACATTGACTTTGTTCGCTTTGAAGCCACAGATCTACATGGTGTGTCCAGGTCCAAAACGGTCCCGGCTCGCTTCttccat GAAAAGGCTATTTATGGTGTGCCAATGCCTAGGAGCTACCTGGAGCTGACTTTGAGTCCAAAGATCAATGAGGTTGACAATGCCACTCCAGCCAACTTCAGCAGCGATGTGCTTCTAATTCCAGACCTGTCAACATTCAAAGTTCTGCCTTGGGCTGATCACACAGCAAGGGTCATTTGTGATCCATTATCTGTGACAGGTGCCCCCCTGCGCACTTCACCCCGCATTATAGCCAAACAGATGCTGGCTCAGCTTCAGAGCATGGGTTTTTCTCTGCACTCCTCCTTCACTTACGAATGCTGCGTTCTGGGTGTACCCGAGCAAGTGGGTCCTAAGACAGTGTTCTTCCCAGCCACCACACTGCTGAGCAATCACGATCTTCCTTTCCTCCGGCAACTGGTCAATGGTATGTACTACATGGGTACAGATGTAGACAGCTTTGCATCGGCCAGTGGGCCAGGTCAGATGGAGATTGCCTTCATGCCCAATTTTGGCATTGAGGCTGCTGACAGTGCCTTCACCTTTCGCACTGGCATCAAGGAGATTGCCCGCAAGTACAACTACATTGCCAGCTTCTTTACTGACAATGGCATACACAACTCAGGGGTCCTCTCTCACAGTCTGTGGGATGCTAATGGTAGAAGAAGCCTGTTTCACACAGGCTCTGGAGAGCTGTCAGAAATTGGCAAGAATTGGCTAGCAGGGCTCCTGAGCCATTCTGCTGCGCTAAGCTGCCTAATGGCCCCTGGGATCAGCTGCCGCAACCAATTCACCAAGGGGACAAAGGACCAGAAGCGAGTGCTCTACGCATCCTGGGGTTGCAATGACAACAGCTGCGTCTTCAATGTGAAGGCCCATGGTGGGAGGGAGATGCATGTTGACAACAGACTGGGGTCTGCTATGGCTAACCCTTACATCGTGCTCGCGGCAACTGTGGCAGCTGGATTAGATGGGATCAGGCGGGGACTGAACTCTGATCACACTCTAAACAGGACAGCAACTTCACAGAGGCAGTTTGCCATCCCAGTGAAACTGGAGGATGCTCTAGAGGCATTGGCGGAAGATGTGGTGCTACGTGTGGCTCTGGGGGATCCTTTTGTTCAGTATTTCATTGCAATGAAGAAATTTGAGATTGAGACACAAGAATTGGACTCAGAAAGGAACAAAAGCTTGGAATACTTCATTTAG